One Amorphoplanes digitatis genomic window carries:
- a CDS encoding histidine phosphatase family protein, with protein sequence MATVLLLRHGRTNANATGELAGRLPVELDDTGRGSALRVGERLRKLPLAAVVTSPLIRCRQTLELALPEIVPEVDEGLTECGYGDWEGRPLKELAKEPLWPVVQQHPSAVVFPNGEAMAAMSARAVATVRRWDARVTARHGPDALWLACSHGDVIKAVVADAMGLHLDEFQRLVADPASISVIRYTPMRPFLVRLNDTADLSALVPPKPAEGALPESDAAVGGGAGGGV encoded by the coding sequence CCGCCACGGGCGGACCAACGCGAACGCCACCGGCGAGCTGGCCGGGCGGCTGCCGGTCGAGCTCGACGACACCGGCCGGGGTAGTGCGCTGCGGGTCGGCGAGCGGCTGCGCAAGCTGCCGCTGGCGGCGGTCGTGACCAGCCCCCTGATCCGCTGCCGGCAGACGCTGGAGCTGGCCCTGCCGGAGATCGTCCCGGAGGTCGACGAGGGCCTGACCGAGTGCGGCTACGGCGACTGGGAGGGACGCCCGCTCAAGGAGCTGGCCAAGGAGCCGCTCTGGCCGGTGGTCCAGCAGCACCCCAGCGCCGTGGTCTTCCCGAACGGCGAGGCGATGGCCGCGATGTCGGCCCGCGCGGTGGCCACGGTCCGGCGCTGGGACGCACGGGTGACCGCCCGGCACGGCCCGGACGCGCTCTGGCTGGCGTGCAGCCACGGCGACGTGATCAAGGCCGTCGTGGCGGACGCGATGGGGCTGCACCTTGACGAGTTCCAGCGCCTCGTCGCCGACCCCGCCTCGATCAGCGTCATCCGCTACACGCCCATGCGGCCCTTCCTCGTACGCCTCAACGACACCGCCGACCTGTCGGCGCTGGTGCCGCCGAAGCCCGCCGAGGGCGCCCTGCCGGAGTCCGACGCGGCCGTGGGCGGTGGCGCGGGCGGGGGCGTATGA